The Oscillatoria salina IIICB1 genome contains a region encoding:
- a CDS encoding heavy-metal-associated domain-containing protein, giving the protein MKLEFKIPKMTCDGCVKTIAKAVTDVDAKAKVSADLKTKLVSVETEASPTTIKEATIAVGYPPVESGFKEKLMFWQK; this is encoded by the coding sequence ATGAAACTAGAATTCAAAATACCTAAAATGACTTGTGATGGCTGTGTAAAGACGATCGCCAAAGCAGTTACCGATGTTGATGCTAAAGCTAAAGTTAGCGCCGATCTCAAAACTAAACTCGTTAGCGTGGAAACAGAAGCTTCTCCAACAACAATTAAAGAAGCTACGATCGCTGTTGGTTATCCTCCTGTAGAAAGTGGCTTTAAGGAAAAATTAATGTTTTGGCAAAAGTAG